GGGCAACATGGCTCTGTCGCGTTCGCGCCGTTTTCTCCAGGACGTGGAGTTCTGGGAGCGCGAAGTACAGGCCATGAGCTCCGGCTATCGCACCCATCTCAACCTGGGCGTGGTTCCTCATCTTTCCAGCGCCTTGCTCGCCCGCACCGTCCGTACGCTGGTCCAGCAGGTCAACCTGAGCCTGACCCTGCATCGCGGCAATACCCGCCAGTTGCTCAAGCTGCTGCGCGAGCGCAAGGTCGACTGCGTGGTCGGCAGGCTACCGCCGGACGACGACCTGGTCGGGTTGAGCCATCGGCTACTGTACGAGCAGCGTCCGGCGCTGGTGGCCCACCCCGCGCTGGCCGCGCGCCTGGGCAAGCGGGACGTGCAGCTCAAGGACCTGTCGAGCGCACGCTGGCTGCTGCCCTTGCCCGATACGCCCACGCGCCAGCGCCTGAACGAGGAGTTCCGCAAGCACAAGCTGGTGCCCCCCGCCCCGATCATCGAGACCGAATCGTCCGAAGTCATCGAGGAGATGATCGCCAGCGACGACGGCATGGTCTCCATCGTGCCGGAAGACGTGGCCAACGATTTCCGCGTGCGCGGCCGCGTCGCCACGCTGGACCTGCGGCTGCAGTGGATGCTGCCCGCCATCCACATCATCTCCGAGGCGCGTGACCAGCCCCTGCCCGCCGAGGAGCACCTGGCCGCCAGCCTCGTCCGGCTACGCAACGAAATGAACGCCGCCACGGCGGAGCCATAAGCTGCGCCTAATCGCGCGATCAAAAAAACCGGTTCCCCGCCGGTGTCACATTCCTAACATGAAGGACATGCGATCGGCTTTGTACTACGCATGACTCGACGCGGCGCGGATGCGGCCCCCGCCGGCCAGTGTCGCGCGAGTGGAAACACACAAGGGGAATACCATGAAGACAGCCGGATTGAAGCGGCTGGTCGGCCTATGGCTGACCGTACTGACACCTGCCCTGGCGCATGCCGCGTGGCCCGAGAAGCCCGTCACCCTCATCGTGCCGGCGGCCCCCGGCGGATCGACGGATATCCTGGCCCGCGAACTGGCGGCCGACCTGTCGCAGGTCTACGGGCAAACCTTCCTGGTGGAAAACCGCTCCGGCGCGGGCGGCAACATCGGCACCGGCATCGTGGCGAAGGCCAAACCGGACGGCTACACGCTGCTGATCGGCGCCATGACCAACCACGTCGTCAATCCCACACTGATTCCGTCGACGCCATTCAAGGGCGTCGACGATTTCACCCCCATCGCCTACCTGGCCAATGTCCTGACGACCGTGGTGGTGAATCCCAGCCTTCCCGTGCACAACATCAAGGAGCTGGTCGCCTACGCCAAGGAACATCCGGGCAAGATCGACTACGCGACCGGCGGCACCGGCAGCACCAACCACATCGGCGTGCTGCTGCTGGAACGGCTGGCGGGCATCAAGATGGCGCACGTGCCTTACCGCAGCGGGGCCCCGGCCATCATGTCGACGGTCAGCGGTGAAACGAAGCTGAACATCAGCGCCGGCACCCAGACCCTGCCCCACGTCAGGGCCGGCCGACTGCGGCTGCTTGCCGTAACGGAAGGCCAACGCTCGGAGCTGTTGCCCGATACGCCCACGGTAGGCGAAACCGTCCCAGGCTACGAGATGACCATCTGGTACGGCGCCTTCGGCCCCAAGGGCACGCCGCCCGACATCGTGGCCAGCCTGAACGCTGCCATGAACAAGACCTTCATGAAGCCGGACATCAAGAAACGCATGCTGGACATGGGCGTGGTACCGGTCGAGATGACGCCCGACCAGTTCGGCGAGGTCCTGCGGCGCGACGATGCGAAGTATTCCAAGCTGATCAAGGAGCTTGGCATTACCGTCGAGTGATCCGGACCGGCGCGGACGCACTTCCGCGCCATCCCCCATATCGTTTAAAGGAGCATGTCAATGTCGATACGTTGGAAAGGGGTCTTCCCCGCCGTTACCACCAAGCTCAAGCCGGACTACACGCTGGACGTCCCCGCGATCGGCGCGGGCCTGGAACGCCTGCTGGAAAACGGCGTCAGCGGCGTGGTGATGATGGGCATGGTGGGCGAGAACGCCCAGCTTTCACCGGACGAAAAGATCACCGTCCTGAAGACCGCCAAGGAAGTGATCAAGGGCCGCGTCCCCATCATCTCCGGCCTGGCGGAAACCAGCACGGAACGTGCGGTTGCCTACGCGCGCGAAGCGGAGCGGATAGGCGTCGACGGGCTGATGGTGTTTCCCGCGTTGACCTACAAATCCGACGCGCGCGAAACGATTGCCTTCTACAAGACCGTCGCCCAGGCGTCCGGGCTGTCGATCCTGCTGTACAACAACCCGCGTGGCTATGGCGTCGACCTGGTGCCCGACGTCATCGCCGAGCTGCTGGCCGAACCCACCATCGAGGCCATCAAGGAAGAATCGTACGACACCACGCGCGTCACCGATCTGGTCTCGCGCTTTGGCGACCGGCTCGCCGTCGTCTGCGGCGTGGACGACCTGATCGTCGAAAGCGTCGCGCTCGGCGCCCAGGCCTGGGTGTCCGGCATGGCCAACGCGCTGCCCAGGCAGTCGGTGGAGCTGCTCAACCTTGCGCTGGAAAACGACTTCGCACGCGCGCGCAAGCTGTATGGCGCGCTGATCCCGCTCTTCCATCTCGATACGGTGGTCAAGCTGGTCCAGCATATCAAGCTGGCGGAGAACATCGTGTCGGGCTCGGCGGAAACCGTGAAACCGCCGCGGCTGAACCTGGAAGGCGCGGAGCGGGAGAAGACCGTCGCCATCGTCAGGAAGACGCTCGCCGATCTGAAGGCGCTGGGTTATTGACCGCGGTCGGACGACGTGGCGCCACGAAGGCGCCGCCAGCCCACCGCGGTCAAGCCTCCTGTGGCACGAACACGTCTCCCGCCATGAGCCGCCTTGCCGAGCGGCTCAGCGAGACGCAGGATACGACCCAGTCTCCACCACGCTTTTCGCACTGCGCGCCGACGCGCAAGGTACCGGAAGGATGGCCGAAGACGATCGGCGCGCCTGGCGCGCCGATCGACACCCTGCTTACGATCGTGCCCGGGACCGCGGCGGCGGCGGCCAATGCGATAGCGCCCGTTCCCGTCATCGCATGATGCAGCTTGTTCATGGACACGATACGGGCGACCAGGTTCACATCCTCACGCCTGACCACCCGGCCGTCCGACGCCACATAGGTGTCCGGCGCGGCGACGAACGCGATCTTCGGCGTCGCGGGACGCAGCAGGCTCACATCATCCCCCGCCTCGGCCAGTCCCATCATGATCGCGGCCTTGCACCTGATTTCTTCGAGACGATCGAGGAGCGCGACATCGCTGTTGACGTCGTCCTGCATTTCGGTGCCGGTCAAGCCCAAGGCCGTTGCGGCGACGAACACCGTGGGATTCCCGGCATTGATGAGGGTTGCTTCGACCCAGCTGCCATCGGACAGGGCCACGGTATCCAACCTGGATCCCGAAGGAAACATGGCGCCGCCCGCGGCATCGCCGGGATCGAGAAACTCCAGCGGGATCTCGGCGGCGGGAAAAGCGACGCCATCCAGATAGAAGGATCCGAGTTCCTGCACTTCACCCTGGTCTATCGGGACATGGGCATGGATACGCTTGCCGATGTTCGCCTGCCAGATACGCACGAGCGCGGTACCCGAGTCCGTGGCGCGCAAGAGCCCGGAATGCAGGGCAAACGGCCCGACGGCCGCGGTCAGGTTGCCGCAGTTTCCGCTCCAGTCTATGACACGTCGATCCACCGACACCTGGCCGAAGAGATAGTCCACATCGCAGTCCGCACGCTGGGACTTCGATATCACCACGACCTTGCTGGTACTCGACGTCGCGCCACCCATGCCGTCGATCTGTTTGCCATAAGGGTCGGGACTTCCC
This genomic interval from Bordetella genomosp. 8 contains the following:
- the prpF gene encoding 2-methylaconitate cis-trans isomerase PrpF, which produces MKQLRVPAVYMRGGTSKGVFFLGSALPAEPDARDRTLLRIMGSPDPYGKQIDGMGGATSSTSKVVVISKSQRADCDVDYLFGQVSVDRRVIDWSGNCGNLTAAVGPFALHSGLLRATDSGTALVRIWQANIGKRIHAHVPIDQGEVQELGSFYLDGVAFPAAEIPLEFLDPGDAAGGAMFPSGSRLDTVALSDGSWVEATLINAGNPTVFVAATALGLTGTEMQDDVNSDVALLDRLEEIRCKAAIMMGLAEAGDDVSLLRPATPKIAFVAAPDTYVASDGRVVRREDVNLVARIVSMNKLHHAMTGTGAIALAAAAAVPGTIVSRVSIGAPGAPIVFGHPSGTLRVGAQCEKRGGDWVVSCVSLSRSARRLMAGDVFVPQEA
- a CDS encoding dihydrodipicolinate synthase family protein, coding for MSIRWKGVFPAVTTKLKPDYTLDVPAIGAGLERLLENGVSGVVMMGMVGENAQLSPDEKITVLKTAKEVIKGRVPIISGLAETSTERAVAYAREAERIGVDGLMVFPALTYKSDARETIAFYKTVAQASGLSILLYNNPRGYGVDLVPDVIAELLAEPTIEAIKEESYDTTRVTDLVSRFGDRLAVVCGVDDLIVESVALGAQAWVSGMANALPRQSVELLNLALENDFARARKLYGALIPLFHLDTVVKLVQHIKLAENIVSGSAETVKPPRLNLEGAEREKTVAIVRKTLADLKALGY
- a CDS encoding LysR family transcriptional regulator produces the protein MDPSALNFVRRLKIRHFSVLIAIAEHGSVTRAADALGISQSALTQTLAEVENIFGSPLFSRTSRGVVPTELGNMALSRSRRFLQDVEFWEREVQAMSSGYRTHLNLGVVPHLSSALLARTVRTLVQQVNLSLTLHRGNTRQLLKLLRERKVDCVVGRLPPDDDLVGLSHRLLYEQRPALVAHPALAARLGKRDVQLKDLSSARWLLPLPDTPTRQRLNEEFRKHKLVPPAPIIETESSEVIEEMIASDDGMVSIVPEDVANDFRVRGRVATLDLRLQWMLPAIHIISEARDQPLPAEEHLAASLVRLRNEMNAATAEP
- a CDS encoding Bug family tripartite tricarboxylate transporter substrate binding protein, which gives rise to MKTAGLKRLVGLWLTVLTPALAHAAWPEKPVTLIVPAAPGGSTDILARELAADLSQVYGQTFLVENRSGAGGNIGTGIVAKAKPDGYTLLIGAMTNHVVNPTLIPSTPFKGVDDFTPIAYLANVLTTVVVNPSLPVHNIKELVAYAKEHPGKIDYATGGTGSTNHIGVLLLERLAGIKMAHVPYRSGAPAIMSTVSGETKLNISAGTQTLPHVRAGRLRLLAVTEGQRSELLPDTPTVGETVPGYEMTIWYGAFGPKGTPPDIVASLNAAMNKTFMKPDIKKRMLDMGVVPVEMTPDQFGEVLRRDDAKYSKLIKELGITVE